From a region of the Cryptomeria japonica unplaced genomic scaffold, Sugi_1.0 HiC_scaffold_221, whole genome shotgun sequence genome:
- the LOC131061751 gene encoding G-type lectin S-receptor-like serine/threonine-protein kinase SD2-2, translating into MKCSRQDEKQFRAEISSLGNIQHVNFVRLRRFCAKGSRQLLVYDYMPKGSLNSLLFTGSSKSKREVVDWKTQFEIALGTARGLLYLHEECRDHIIHCDVKLENILPDGDLSPNLVDFGLAKLVGRDFSHVPTTTRGTRGYLAPEWISCLPITPKVDVYSFGMTLLEIISGRRNLDLKVQDSSLVYFPPWPATQIQQGNTMNIVEEGVAEEANMEEMLEGKVEPQTPQVMDRPVDRSDTSSITYSHVTN; encoded by the exons ATGAAGTGTTCACGACAAGATGAAAAGCAATTCCGAGCAGAAATTAGTTCTCTTGGCAACATACAACATGTCAATTTCGTCAGGCTACGACGGTTTTGTGCAAAAGGATCAAGACAGTTACTGGTTTATGATTACATGCCCAAGGGTTCTCTAAATTCTCTACTGTTCACCGGTAGTTCCAAAAGTAAACGGGAGGTAGTCGACTGGAAGACCCAATTTGAGATCGCACTAGGCACTGCAAGAGGGTTACTTTATCTCCATGAAGAATGTCGAGATCACATCATTCACTGCGATGTTAAGCTGGAAAACATTCTGCCGGATGGTGATTTGTCACCTAATTTGGTCGATTTTGGGCTAGCAAAGCTTGTGGGTAGAGATTTTAGTCATGTGCCGACCACTACAAGGGGAACGAGAGGATACTTGGCTCCAGAGTGGATCTCCTGTCTTCCCATCACTCCCAAGGTTGACGTCTACAGTTTTGGTATGACACTCTTGGAAATCATTTCGGGGCGAAGAAATCTAGACTTAAAAGTGCAAGATTCAAGTTTGGTTTACTTTCCCCCATGGCCTGCAACTCAAATTCAGCAGGGGAACACAATGAACATTGTGGAGGAGGGTGTTGCAGAGGAGGCAAACATGGAAGAG ATGCTGGAAGGGAAGGTGGAGCCTCAAACTCCACAGGTTATGGACAGGCCAGTGGACCGAAGTGACACAAGCAGCATCACCTATAGCCATGTTACCAATTAG